One genomic segment of Octopus sinensis unplaced genomic scaffold, ASM634580v1 Contig02042, whole genome shotgun sequence includes these proteins:
- the LOC118760932 gene encoding uncharacterized protein LOC118760932, which translates to MREICDEFFPDIPSFSTEDIFVSHHSLRLYFLLIYSSIYKAFSERISPFLHNRAANSDGLLCNVNFDEIYCFYFLEFLDDNNFQEDSVNNSQFFTCRSSFPVDYSLDCSKDISSLSIKESLNLEAINEVEGIEESAVSQIHDQNDIKLENSKDFVQPQKRVSSKEEQGGRELPILQRSLSLVKKSK; encoded by the exons ATGAGAGAAATCTGTGATGAATTCTTTCCGGATATACCATCATTTAGTACTGAAGACATTTTTGTGAGTCACCATTCTCTAAGGCTCTATTTTTTGTTGATCTATTCGTCAATTTATAAAGCATTTTCCGAGAGAATTTCGCCATTTTTGCACAACCGAGCAGCTAATTCAGACGGATTGCTGTGTAAtgtcaattttgatgaaatttactgtttttattttttggaatttttagaTGACAACAATTTTCAGGAGGATTCTGTCAATAATTCTCAATTTTTTACTTGCAGGAGTTCTTTCCCCGTGGATTACTCGTTGGACTGTTCAAAAGATATATCCTCATTAAGCATAAAAGAATCACtgaatt tGGAGGCCATCAATGAAGTGGAAGGTATTGAAGAATCTGCCGTTTCTCAAATTCATGATCAAAATGACATCAAACTCGAGAATTCGAAAGATTTTGTGCAACCCCAAAAACGTGTGTCATCGAAAGAAGAACAAGGTGGTCGAGAATTGCCTATCCTACAGAGGTCTCTGTCACTTGTCAAGAAATCGAAATAA
- the LOC115227192 gene encoding uncharacterized protein LOC115227192, whose amino-acid sequence MIRLLLAKTELSVRIGSVSSRQFKTNVGTPQGDSLSPLLFVVYLEAALRDLRTFYNDSITEIAYADDVDFASDNIDDLIHLLNNSPRVLNKWFLIINTSKTELTEIKRMDTRIGETWRNANKLGSQHGDSEDISRRKMLATAALSRIRKKWLQAWPINRALRSRLYNAFVKPVLLYNSSTWGISDTELKTIDSFHRKQLRLLHGIHWPSKINNLSLYKHYDATPLSQEIVGGRWKLFGHILRMDPRAPANRAMDDYFSEHGDKYRGRPRSTLPAVLERDLKLHGKSFKNWDDLESLRDLARNRGAWTRMVQKIVSLVTRVGL is encoded by the coding sequence ATGATACGATTACTACTTGCTAAGACAGAACTTTCTGTTCGTATTGGGTCAGTCTCCTCAAGGCAGTTCAAAACGAATGTCGGCACGCCTCAGGGAGACTCCCTCTCCCCCCTGCTATTTGTAGTCTATCTGGAAGCCGCCTTGAGAGATTTGAGAACTTTCTATAATGATTCTATCACCGAAATTGCATATGCCGACGATGTGGACTTTGCCTCGGACAACATAGATGATCTAATTCATCTACTAAACAATTCCCCACGGGTGCTTAACAAATGGTTCCTGATAATTAACACATCCAAAACTGAATTGACGGAGATAAAACGAATGGACACCAGAATTGGCGAAACATGGAGGAATGCCAACAAACTCGGCTCCCAACATGGAGATAGTGAAGACATTTCTCGTAGAAAGATGCTTGCTACTGCGGCTCTGAGCAGAATACGTAAAAAATGGCTCCAAGCTTGGCCGATAAATCGGGCTCTCAGATCAAGGCTCTATAATGCATTCGTAAAGCCTGTTCTACTATACAACTCGTCAACATGGGGGATCTCGGACACTGAACTGAAGACTATAGACTCTTTCCACCGTAAACAACTACGTCTCTTACACGGAATACACTGGCCATCAAAAATTAACAATCTATCTCTGTATAAACATTACGATGCTACGCCGTTGTCTCAAGAAATCGTTGGAGGCCGGTGGAAATTATTTGGCCATATTTTGCGAATGGACCCCAGAGCTCCGGCCAATCGGGCAATGGACGATTATTTCTCCGAACATGGAGACAAATATCGTGGAAGACCTAGATCCACTCTTCCGGCAGTTCTGGAGAGGGATCTCAAACTTCATggcaaaagtttcaaaaactgggACGACCTAGAATCTTTGCGGGATCTCGCCCGCAACAGAGGGGCATGGACAAGGATGGTCCAGAAGATTGTTTCGCTTGTGACACGTGTGGGATTAtaa
- the LOC115227193 gene encoding T-complex protein 1 subunit beta-like produces the protein MRLLKRRKPTKLKIIDGMGKTIYKPAEQTEIIADHFERQFNLNTDDIDPFTCTSAPLNKPIAVEEVIQAAKKLKNCRAAGPDNINAELIKYGPILLMEKLTTSFNEMFATNDLLPLGSGTLIPIQKANKTSGPVENLRPVILLNTLRKLFSLITLGRITRTVNEYLSPSHSGFRAGRSTADIVWSHRWRCAVQQKFKKSTVILGIDMSKAFDCVRRDLLIGVLESFLEVDEAEASLLPLQLLKQGANEEKAETARLDQGSLESIQIIKKLGGTLRDSFLDDGVAKGEACSLVIRGATQQIIDEADRSVHDALCVLYRTVNDTKIPSVIADNGGYDSMDLIHQLRAAHRQGLSTYGLETSSQEQDKITYHVERENCES, from the exons ATGCGTCTTCTCAAAAGAAGAAAACCCACCAAACTCAAAATTATCGATGGCATGGGAAAAACCATCTACAAACCTGCAGAGCAAACCGAAATAATTGCTGATCACTTCGAACGTCAATTTAATCTGAACACTGACGATATTGACCCCTTTACATGCACATCAGCACCTCTCAATAAGCCAATCGCAGTTGAGGAAGTCATCCAAGCTGCCAAGAAGCTTAAGAATTGTCGGGCAGCTGGACCTGATAACATCAATGCAGAACTGATCAAGTATGGCCCAATACTACTCATGGAAAAACTGACGACCTCGTTCAATGAGATGTTCGCAACCAATGACCTGCTCCCACTGGGCTCAGGCACACTCATCCCGATACAAAAGGCCAACAAAACCTCCGGACCGGTGGAAAATCTCCGTCCCGTAATACTACTGAACACTCTGAGAAAACTTTTCTCACTCATTACACTCGGTCGCATAACCCGAACTGTTAATGAATATCTCTCTCCCAGTCACAGTGGATTCAGGGCTGGAAGATCCACAGCTGATATAGTCTGGAGTCACAGATGGCGCTGCGCTGTccagcaaaaatttaaaaaatctacGGTTATCCTTGGTATCGATATGTCAAAGGCTTTTGACTGTGTCCGTCGTGACCTACTTATCGGGGTTCTGGAAAGCTTCCTAGAGGTGGATGAA GCTGAAGCTTCACTTTTACCACTTCAACTTTTAAAACAAGGAGCTAATGAAGAGAAAGCAGAAACAGCCCGTCTA gaTCAAGGAAGTCTTGAGTCTATTCAGATTATTAAAAAACTTGGAGGCACTTTGAGAGATTCGTTTTTGGACGATG gaGTTGCGAAGGGAGAAGCCTGTTCACTGGTTATTCGAGGGGCTACACAACAAATTATTGATGAAGCAGATCGTTCCGTGCACGACGCTCTTTGTGTGTTGTACAGAACTGTGAATGACACCAAG ATTCCAAGTGTGATTGCTGACAATGGTGGGTATGACAGTATGGATTTGATACACCAACTGAGAGCAGCACATCGCCAGGGACTGTCAACCTATGGACTAG AGACGTCTAGTCAGGAACAAGACAAAATAACTTATCATGTGGAAAGAGAAAATTGTGAAAGTTAG
- the LOC115227195 gene encoding uncharacterized protein LOC115227195 yields the protein MLKQVEVEKLHKYDLLAGKLSQIHGAKVTIIPIVLTWDGIVSKFYKSYMERLKLDASTRSYIQSLTIKKTLEAMLVEHKHGVEIEKHEEQVSRATNHLLKLARETTDPSDLPEDVSHMSYEVIRN from the coding sequence ATGTTAAAGCAAGTGGAAGTAGAAAAACTACATAAATATGATCTTCTTGCTGGAAAATTATCTCAAATACACGGTGCGAAGGTAACGATAATCCCCATTGTCCTCACATGGGACGGGATAGTTTCTAAATTCTATAAGTCATATATGGAAAGACTGAAGTTGGATGCTTCCACTAGATCGTATATACAATCGCTGACGATTAAAAAGACATTGGAGGCCATGCTTGTTGAACATAAACATGGAGTGGAAATTGAAAAACATGAGGAACAAGTTTCGAGGGCCACCAACCACCTCCTAAAATTGGCTAGAGAAACAACAGATCCATCAGATTTACCGGAAGATGTGTCTCATATGTCATATGAAGTGATAAGAAATTAA